A single region of the Candidatus Methylomirabilota bacterium genome encodes:
- a CDS encoding thermonuclease family protein — MKVRYIGIDTPEIHHPMKGIERYGKEASEANRKLVDGKTVRLEFDVQEQDRYGLLLAYVYLEDGTFVNAWLVENGYAMVMTIPPNVKYQELFLKLQREAREGRRGLWTYAQRRGKYLSSVLCSEFLLRLLLLFLTNPAHSSSAKGARQHPLTSVMGIVK; from the coding sequence GTGAAGGTCCGTTACATCGGGATCGACACCCCCGAGATCCATCATCCCATGAAAGGGATCGAGCGCTACGGCAAGGAGGCATCTGAGGCTAACCGCAAGCTGGTGGATGGAAAGACCGTCCGGCTGGAGTTCGATGTGCAGGAACAGGATCGCTATGGACTGCTCCTGGCTTACGTCTACCTGGAGGATGGCACGTTTGTGAACGCCTGGCTGGTGGAGAATGGCTACGCGATGGTAATGACCATACCGCCGAATGTGAAGTATCAGGAGTTGTTTCTAAAGCTACAGCGGGAGGCGAGGGAGGGTAGGCGGGGATTGTGGACATACGCCCAACGGCGGGGCAAGTATCTGAGTAGCGTCCTCTGTTCGGAGTTCTTGTTGAGGCTGCTACTCCTCTTCCTCACTAACCCAGCGCACTCTTCGTCCGCCAAAGGTGCACGCCAGCACCCCCTCACAAGTGTCATGGGCATAGTAAAATAG
- a CDS encoding PilZ domain-containing protein codes for MKPDPMIALQYSPVYPPSDYSGLAESTLRYPSGIHLAEPKGGWHPPVAEESAMEKRRFPRVGVGGRPKGRVAAIREATLLNISIGGALIEHEDLVRPGSTCFFELELHGKWVKLRSRVVRSESVRQEETADGEMALIYHSGLEFLDLQETKQLVDDYIESITNDGNAMLADKRHRSYSCQKCGTSFELLDSEIHPVFTEPRKRPVQAGDLFYYAHDTCEGVLACTFGGRRVRWVSEEEE; via the coding sequence ATGAAACCCGATCCTATGATCGCACTGCAATATAGTCCCGTCTACCCCCCCTCTGACTACTCGGGTCTTGCGGAGTCCACGCTTCGGTACCCATCTGGCATACATCTTGCTGAGCCAAAAGGTGGGTGGCATCCGCCAGTGGCAGAGGAGTCGGCGATGGAAAAAAGACGCTTTCCCCGAGTTGGCGTGGGAGGCAGACCCAAAGGGCGGGTGGCCGCTATCCGTGAGGCGACGCTCCTCAATATCAGTATCGGAGGGGCGTTGATTGAGCATGAAGACCTCGTCCGACCGGGTAGCACTTGCTTTTTTGAACTTGAGCTACACGGTAAGTGGGTGAAGCTGCGGTCCCGCGTGGTCCGGTCCGAATCCGTCCGGCAAGAAGAGACTGCGGACGGGGAGATGGCCTTGATCTACCACAGCGGATTAGAATTTCTCGACCTACAGGAGACAAAACAGCTAGTCGACGATTACATCGAGTCGATTACGAATGATGGGAACGCCATGCTCGCAGACAAGAGGCATCGGTCGTACAGCTGTCAGAAATGCGGGACATCCTTTGAGCTGCTCGATTCCGAGATACACCCGGTGTTCACAGAACCCCGGAAGCGTCCGGTCCAGGCAGGCGACCTATTTTACTATGCCCATGACACTTGTGAGGGGGTGCTGGCGTGCACCTTTGGCGGACGAAGAGTGCGCTGGGTTAGTGAGGAAGAGGAGTAG